Genomic segment of Calditrichota bacterium:
GATGCGAAAGGAGTATTTGCCTGAAAAACAACCCAACCCATGTCATCGCCACTGGGGTAGCGCGCTTCCAAACTGTCCGTCCAGTAATCGACTTGTCCGCCCGGATCGGCATCAATGCTGTCCGGGGGCAGGAAACTGGCGCTGTCCGGACCGAAATCGCCGGAGTAATAGACGCTGTTCACAGTCCAGTCGTTGGGAACGAGGAAAGCGATAATTCCGTGATGGGCGTTCGCATCTGTGTCTTCGGTGCGGACTTCCAGCGTCGCAGTGATTTGATCGCCGGCATTGGCTGTGTCCGGCTGATCAACGCTCAAAATTGTGAAACAACTGCTCAAAATTGCCAGAGCAAACACAAAAAGCAAGTAGCCGACTAATTTTTTGCGGTTAAGGTTCATAACTAACCTCCTTGAATTGAGTTACACCACTTTTTAAATGAATTAATTTGTGACAACCTGATTTTTTTATTTATCACCTCCTTAAAAAAAGATTTTTAACCACTAATATGAATGACCAGTTGAAAATTTTTAAGTAAAATAGCAATGAAAAACAATAAAAGCCTTACGGCTTAATTCCGAAATTGGATTGGAGTTAAGGCGTCAGCCTTTTAAAAACAATAGATTAGCATCTTATGTTCAATTTTAACTGGTCATTCGCATCACTAATACTCCACGTCGCCAAGATTTTTTGAAAAAATTTTTTCCTCGTGTTTTCGTGGTTGGAAGAAATTTAAAATCCAAAAGTTGCGGTAATTCTATTCACACCGCCCATGATTTCGCCATATTCGCTGAAAGAATAATCCAATTGACCGGCGACACCCAAAATTTTCTGCTTAATTCCGGCGCCGAACGAATAATTTCCCAGATCAGCGCCCATGCGATAACCGCCGCGAAAATAGATCAAATTCATCAATCCCCATTCGAGACCAAAATTTACGCGCTCATTGTTGTCGGTCGGATGGAGTAAGTCTACCGCCAGCGTTAACTGACTAAAATCGGAATGAAAAATATCGTCCGCTACTCCGACTTTGAAAATCAGCGGCATACGAAATTTATCGCGCAGAAAGCGAATGTCCGGTCCAAAATGCTGAGCGCTCACCGCCAGGGTCAAATGGCGAAATCCCGTAAAATAAATCGCGCCGATATCGACCAGTACATTTTGAAAAGAATCCTGATCCAGTTGTTCTCTCACATAGCGAATTTGTCCTCCCATTGCCAATTTATTTGTAAATCTCCGCGCCACAGCAAGACCAATGGCGATGTCGTTCGCGCTCACCATTCTTCCGGTGCCGTCTTGCATAGTCACTGTCGTTTCCTCGAAATCAGGAATACCCATGTAAATTGCGCTGATGCCCACGGTGATTCTGTTTTTCAGGTTGTACACGGCAGCAAACGCGTTGATGTCAATATCCAGCAGCCAGGTCGCGTGAGAAAAAGTAGCTTCCGCATGGTCGATGTGGGCGATTCCTGCCGGATTCCAAAAAATAGAATTTGCGCCTTTGGAAACGCCGAGCGCGGCCTCGCCCATGGCAGACTCCCGGGCGCCAATACCGATTTTCAAAAATTGCAAACCTGCCGTGCCCGCTTTGTTGAAATCAAAGCCGTAGTTGAATTCAGTTTGCGCCATCAAAGGCAAAGCAATAATCAGCATTAAAATTAGCAAAATTTTTATTTTCATAACCAAACTCCCGAATGAATTTTCGGATTAAATTTTTGTCCAATTTTATTTGATCAAAAGAAGCGTTCCTTTGGCATTTCCGACGTCGGATTCCACCGTGTACAGGTAAATTCCTGCCGCTGTCTTCTGTCGGGAATCGCTGAGTTGATCCCAGACTTCTTCGCCAGAGCCCGGATTATTGTGCTCCAGTGTGCGCACCAGATCGCCGCTGACGGTGTAAATTCGAATCGTACACACCGCGGGCAAATTCGTGAAAACAATGGAATTTTCTTCCCCGGCAGTAGGCAGACCGGAAACCAGACGGAACGGATTGGGAAAAACACTGACGTTCAGCGTATTTTCCGCCGGAGTTCTCGCCGTCACCAATGCCTGCGCATTGATGTTCGTCATGCCGCTTTCGTGTCCGCTGGAATCAATTGAAGTTACAGCGTAAAAATACCCTACGCCAACCTGTACGGTATTATCTTTGTATTTCCATTTGTTGAGGTCGCGATCAAAAAATCGGCTGATGTCCGTACTTCGCGCTACTTTGATGTCTTTCAATTTTTTGAAAGGCCCGATATAGGAACGATCGCTGCGATAAACGCGATATATTTTTAAACCGTTGCGCCCGGTTTGCGGATTAATCCAGTTCTCCACTTCTTTATCCCAGGTGATGACAATTTCTTGCGACGATGGCAGGACGAAAAATTCCAATTCCGGCGCTGGCGGTGCCAAGGCATCGGGCACGTAATTTTGGTCATACAATTTTTTCGCCCGATCGTAGGTGTTTTTCAATGAATCCAGCCCGGCAGGCAATTCCGGCTGCGCCGCCAGACCTTTGACGGCCTCGGACATGGGAAGTCCATTCACCGCTTCCACGATGACAATTTTCACCGAATCATTGGGAGCCAAATCGTAAGGGCCCAATCCTTCCAACATGAACGGCGACAAAACTTCTCCGGGAACTAATTGATCCATTAGCGAACGATCCGAACCGTTGAGAATGGCGTACATATTTGATTCGCTCTGGTTGGCAAGAGAGAGACGCTGCACATTATTCAAAACCTGCGCGTAAAAGACTGTCGCCGGTTGTTCGCTTCCGTCTTTGGCTGGATCTGCGTAAAGAGGAGCAAACCCGGCGTAGCCCGTAGTGCGCAACTCATCTCTTTTGTCCCAATAATTTCCCCAGCTCCAGGTTGTTTCAAAACTGGGCTGGTAATCGTAAGCGTAAAGCAGTTTCCGCGGCTCATCGTAGCCGACAATTTCATCGTCCACGTTGCTGTTATCGCCCCAAAATCCCTGAACCATGACATCCTGATAACTGGGACGAATCAAATAAGGAAAGCCGAAATAGACATCCGTCAGAACATCCGCAGTAGTATTTTTGCAATAATATTCAAAAATGATAAAATCGGCGTACGCGGGATAGCTCCAGGCGCGACTCACTCGGCGCACTTCAATCCCTCTGCTGGTGATCCAATGAGCTGTGATTATTTCCTCTGCTTCATTGGGATTAAAATTTTCCGAACCGTTGAAATTTTCCGTTTCGACCATGTCGAAAAATGTTCCCTGATCCACATAAGTGAATGGTCCCATTTCATCGAGGAAAACTGATCCGTCGGGATTTTTGCCGCCGACCCAGAAACCGCCGCCCTGCGAGTAAGAGCGCTGTTCGTTTTTGCTGGGCAGAACCGCGGGACCGCCAGGCCAGTCCATTGACGGATAAAATTGAAAATCAGAAAATCTGCCGCCGATCTGACCGTTGTCTTTCACGGTATCCCACAATCTGCCGCGATCGTGGATTTTGAATAAAGGCTCACGATACTGACTGATTGCTTGAGAGAGCAAAATCACTGAAAAAATTGCTGTCATAAAAATTACATTTTTTATTTTCATAACGAACTCCAATTTTTTATTGAAAATCGTAACGGATACCAAAGAAAACACTGCGCGGCGGAAAATAAATCATGTAACTGATATTGTAGCCATCCGCGTCAATGAAGGTCGGCTCGCCTGTTTTGACAAATTTTTCCATGGCGCCACCGTCGTACGGATACGGGTGTCCCCAGGTTTTCACCGTCTTGGTGTTGAATAAATTTGTGGCTTTCACGTAAAAAGTAAAAGTGTGCGCACCCAATGTCACATATTTGTTGAATTTCAAATCCCAGGTCTGCCGCGCCGGAAAACGATGATTATCAACCAAGTCCGGCGGATCGTCCGGTTCAAGAAATGTGAACGCCTGTCCGCTGACGTAGCGGTAGAGCAAGTTGCAATCGGAATTGCCGAAAATTTTTGAAATCACCGGAAAATTCCAGTCTTGGGGATATTGCATGAAAAAATTCACCCGCAAGATATGCGGTCGGCTGAAACTGTTCTCTGTGGGCAACCGATCCGTTGTTTCCACGTACCAATTGTAGGTAATTGTGCCATCTTCGTTAATATGCACCTGTCGCGGCGTGGCAGTTCCGCGCATGCTTTTGGAAAAAGAATAATTCAAATTTACCACAAAATCATTGCTGAACAAAGTCTTCAGCGAAACCTCAACGCCGCGGGCGTCGCCGTAATCTCCGCCAAAATAACTGGAAAATGGCAAATTCGAAACCCTGCCAAACGGATCGATGCCGTAAACGCTTTTGTCCAAAAAACCGTATTGTTCGGTTTGATCGTAAACATCTTTGTAATAGCCGGTCACATTCACCACAGCCAAATTTTCAAAGTGATGCTTGATGCCCATCTCAAATTGAATCGTTTTTTCCGGCTTCAGCGGGTCAATGGTCATGGCAATCACGCGCTCGGGATCCGTGCTGTCCGGCCCCGGGGTAGGGTTATTTTTAATGAAAGGAACGGGTCTGAAATAGACCAGTTGGTACTGATAATTAATCGGCGGCATCTGGTAAAAATGGCCGTAGCTGAAGTGGAAAACTGAATTGTCCGTAATGGGAAAAGAAATTCCCAATCTCGGATTTACGGACACAAATGGTTTTACGCGTTTCCTGGGCTTCGCCAGTACATTTTCAAAGCTCCACTTTTTGTGGCCCAGCGTATCGATTCCATCCAGATCAGGGTCGGCATTTTTGTTGTATTCCGGATCCAGCGACGGATTCCACTGAAAGCTGTCCAGTGTGTACCAGTCGCGATCGCCATCGAAATAATCCAGACGAACGCCCATATTGAGAATCATGCTCTCGAATTCCATTTTGTCCTGCACGTAAACGCCTAATTGCAGCGGATGAAAAGTTTCATTCAAACCGCGCACCCGCCAATCTTTGAGAGCATCGCTGAAAGCAGCCAAAACCCAGTTATCCTCTTTGTAAGTGTGATAATGGGTCTCAAAACCGCCTTTGAATAAATTATTGTGATTAATCTGCCAACTAAACGCTCCGGTCAGGGAGAGATCATTAATCAGATTGTCGCTTTTGGGACTGAACAGATGTGCCAAAAACGGCTCATCCTCAAAACCGTCGTAGTAATGCCAGCCCCAGACGTCCGGTTTTTTCGACTCGCCCAAAACGCGATAGTGGCTGGGGTTTTCCACAGAACGAAACGTGTAAGAGCTCAGCTTTAACTCGTAATACATTTCCGGTTTCAAAATATGCGTCAGTCCGAGACGCTCCTGATAAGTGTAGTTGTCAAGCGTTGTGCCGTAACCGCGGTAATATTTTGCCTTCAACGGAAAAAATTGCTGGTCATTAGTGGCGTGAGCGTCGTGGCTGAACATGGCGCCGTAACGGACGTTGATATTTGAAGATGGCACATATTTTCCGCTTAAGTTAGCCGATTGCAATTTGCGGAAAGCCCGCGGTCGGGGCAACTCGTAAGGCATTTCCTTGTATTGGCCCGTGAGGAAAAATGTCATCTTTTTGATTTCACCGCCGATCAGCGGCAGGAATCTTCCGGGCACAGGCCCCCCGAAAGAAAAGCGAAAATCCTTGTCAGAATATTTGCGGTAGTCGTAAACCTGCATCCTGCGCTCCGGCGTCCACCACGCCGGGTCGAGATATTTTTCCCCGGTCACACTATCCACCAAAGTGTGGCGTTGGAATTCAATGTTTTTCATCGGATCGTAGAGATAATCGCCAAAATGACGCTGATGAGCCGGACCGTACTGATAGTCCACAGAAAAAGTGTACTTTTCACTGCCGTCTCGGGTGATGATATTGACAATTCCCGACTGCGCATCGCCATATTCGGCGTTGAATCCGCCGGTGATCACCTGAATTTCTTTGACAGCCTCGCGATTCACCTGAGTGAACGAACCGCCGGCATCAGCTTTTCCCTCGTACATGGTAGCCGCTTTAGCGCCGTCAATGTACCAGACCACCTGATCCTGATCTCCGCCGCGGACAGAATACCTCCGCTCGCCCTTTCCCAGTCTGCCTTCAACCGGAACGAGGTCGAAAAATACGCCGGTCTGTAGATTAACTTCTTCGGAGACGTCGGTGGCGACGGATTTTTTCATCTCATCGATTCCCACGACTTCGATGCTGGTCGTCAGATCTTTTTGAATCACCGGTCTTTCCGCGACGACAGTCACCGATGCTCCCAAATCCACAACTTGTGCGCTCAATCTCACGTTAATTTTTGTTGTTTGGTCCGCACGAACGGTGACATTTTTCACATCGGTCGTGCGGTAGCCCATCATCGTAATCCGCAGCGTATAATTTCCCGGCGGCACCGACAGGATTGTGTAAACGCCGTCCATATCGGAGGCAGCACCCATTGTGGCGCCCAGTATCAGAACATTGGCGCCGGGCAGAGGTTCGCCGCTTTTGTCATCGACAATTTTACCGGATATTTTTCCGGTGATGCCGGCGAACAGAAAATGTGACGTTAGCATCAGAAAAGCTGCCAGAAACAACCAGATTTTTTTTCTCTCTCCGGGCATAAAAATTCCTCCTCTGACTATGTCAGTTTAAAAATTGTATTTTTATCGAGAAAAAAATGATGTACCAGCATGGCTTCGGGCAAACCGCCATGCAGAATGTGACTCGCATAACTGAGCTCGTGCCCCTGCGTGTCGGCAAAAGGGACTGCCACACACAAACCAATTCCCGCAGTACGAATGGCAATTGTCCCGGACTCACTGTCTTCAAATCCAATCACATTATCGTAGTCTCTTTTGTCGATTCCCAGACGATGCAGCGCCAGACTGTACAAATCCCGGTGCGGCTTCAGTCGAATTTCGCTGGAATCGGAGGCAGTAATTACTTCATCAAAAACAGCGGCGTAACTTTCGAATTTTTCCGAAATCATTTCTTTATTGGCATCACTCACAGGCCAGCGCTGCACTTCATTTTTCATCACTTTAAAAACCTGACTCAAAACAATATCCGCTTCGTAAAAAATCGATGATGTCACGACTGCTACCTTGACCGGATTTCGCTGAAAATATTTTCCGATCGCGCTCAGCACGGCAGGTAATCTTTTCACATCAACTTCACGAACATCCACAAGTTGATTTTTTGCCAGACTTTCCGCGAGCCCAGCAAGGAATTGCGCCAATTCTTCTCCCAGCCAGCCCTTGATTGCCGCAAGAAAAATTCCCACTCCCGGCATTGGTTCAATGAAACTTTTGTGACCGGCTGGAATGAGCGCTGTCAAATTCTCCGTGTCATTTTTTTCTATTTTGAACAAAATTTCATGGTATCGCTGATAATAAACTTCAATCGCCGCTCTGACCTGATCAGTGAAAGATCTGATGGCAATTTCTTCCGCCCGTTTTTGAAAATTTTTCTCCAATTCTTTTGGGAAAAATATTTTCGGCGATTTTTTTGCGTCTTCAAACCATTGTTTAATGCGCTGGTCAAAAATCAAATCGCCCAAACCAAAATAGCGCAGACTCGCCAGCGCTTCCCGTTTGCGTCCCTCGTCTCTGCCAAAAGCCAGCGTTAGCAGACTGGAGCGCAAATAAGCGGATCGAAAAAAATACGAATCCTGCTTTTTATTGTAAGCGCGAATGAGATATTCCACGTGTTTCGTGGTACTGTTTCCGATGATGTGGGGGTAATCTTTTTCGCGATCCAGGCCTTTCCATTCTTCCCGACGCATTTGCCCCGTGAAACAGCGTACCATGTGCTCCAAAGAATGCAGACAAAGCGGTTCTGTCGTGGTAGTTGTTCCGTCCATGTCCTGCACCACGGCGACGATCTTTTTTCTCGGTTCAGTTATTTTCAGCGCTAACGGACAAATATCGAAATCCGCGAAAATGTAATTTGGGTTTTCAATTGCGACAAATTCTTCGCCAAGTTGAGAAATGAATTCACTTGCTTGAATATTAGTTAATATTTTGTCGTTTTTATTTCTCATTTTGGTCGCCTAAAACAATCTGGAATT
This window contains:
- a CDS encoding HAD family phosphatase, whose protein sequence is MRNKNDKILTNIQASEFISQLGEEFVAIENPNYIFADFDICPLALKITEPRKKIVAVVQDMDGTTTTTEPLCLHSLEHMVRCFTGQMRREEWKGLDREKDYPHIIGNSTTKHVEYLIRAYNKKQDSYFFRSAYLRSSLLTLAFGRDEGRKREALASLRYFGLGDLIFDQRIKQWFEDAKKSPKIFFPKELEKNFQKRAEEIAIRSFTDQVRAAIEVYYQRYHEILFKIEKNDTENLTALIPAGHKSFIEPMPGVGIFLAAIKGWLGEELAQFLAGLAESLAKNQLVDVREVDVKRLPAVLSAIGKYFQRNPVKVAVVTSSIFYEADIVLSQVFKVMKNEVQRWPVSDANKEMISEKFESYAAVFDEVITASDSSEIRLKPHRDLYSLALHRLGIDKRDYDNVIGFEDSESGTIAIRTAGIGLCVAVPFADTQGHELSYASHILHGGLPEAMLVHHFFLDKNTIFKLT
- a CDS encoding TonB-dependent receptor, whose translation is MPGERKKIWLFLAAFLMLTSHFLFAGITGKISGKIVDDKSGEPLPGANVLILGATMGAASDMDGVYTILSVPPGNYTLRITMMGYRTTDVKNVTVRADQTTKINVRLSAQVVDLGASVTVVAERPVIQKDLTTSIEVVGIDEMKKSVATDVSEEVNLQTGVFFDLVPVEGRLGKGERRYSVRGGDQDQVVWYIDGAKAATMYEGKADAGGSFTQVNREAVKEIQVITGGFNAEYGDAQSGIVNIITRDGSEKYTFSVDYQYGPAHQRHFGDYLYDPMKNIEFQRHTLVDSVTGEKYLDPAWWTPERRMQVYDYRKYSDKDFRFSFGGPVPGRFLPLIGGEIKKMTFFLTGQYKEMPYELPRPRAFRKLQSANLSGKYVPSSNINVRYGAMFSHDAHATNDQQFFPLKAKYYRGYGTTLDNYTYQERLGLTHILKPEMYYELKLSSYTFRSVENPSHYRVLGESKKPDVWGWHYYDGFEDEPFLAHLFSPKSDNLINDLSLTGAFSWQINHNNLFKGGFETHYHTYKEDNWVLAAFSDALKDWRVRGLNETFHPLQLGVYVQDKMEFESMILNMGVRLDYFDGDRDWYTLDSFQWNPSLDPEYNKNADPDLDGIDTLGHKKWSFENVLAKPRKRVKPFVSVNPRLGISFPITDNSVFHFSYGHFYQMPPINYQYQLVYFRPVPFIKNNPTPGPDSTDPERVIAMTIDPLKPEKTIQFEMGIKHHFENLAVVNVTGYYKDVYDQTEQYGFLDKSVYGIDPFGRVSNLPFSSYFGGDYGDARGVEVSLKTLFSNDFVVNLNYSFSKSMRGTATPRQVHINEDGTITYNWYVETTDRLPTENSFSRPHILRVNFFMQYPQDWNFPVISKIFGNSDCNLLYRYVSGQAFTFLEPDDPPDLVDNHRFPARQTWDLKFNKYVTLGAHTFTFYVKATNLFNTKTVKTWGHPYPYDGGAMEKFVKTGEPTFIDADGYNISYMIYFPPRSVFFGIRYDFQ
- a CDS encoding PorV/PorQ family protein, with protein sequence MKIKILLILMLIIALPLMAQTEFNYGFDFNKAGTAGLQFLKIGIGARESAMGEAALGVSKGANSIFWNPAGIAHIDHAEATFSHATWLLDIDINAFAAVYNLKNRITVGISAIYMGIPDFEETTVTMQDGTGRMVSANDIAIGLAVARRFTNKLAMGGQIRYVREQLDQDSFQNVLVDIGAIYFTGFRHLTLAVSAQHFGPDIRFLRDKFRMPLIFKVGVADDIFHSDFSQLTLAVDLLHPTDNNERVNFGLEWGLMNLIYFRGGYRMGADLGNYSFGAGIKQKILGVAGQLDYSFSEYGEIMGGVNRITATFGF